A region from the Desulfosoma sp. genome encodes:
- a CDS encoding ATP-binding cassette domain-containing protein, producing MGSIVKIRVKDLNFRYGSRTVLRHVTTVFYEHALTAVVGASGCGKSTFLMTLNRLWEEIPGAHGEGDVWIRLDGQEQLVSAPSYSVTELRRKVGMVFQTPNPLPMSIYKNVAFPLKIIGERNKRVVADRVEDALRQAFLWNEVKDRLYEDARRLSGGQQQRLCIARALAAQPEVLLLDEPTSSLDGRASAIIEELLVSLKGRCTLIVVSHYLEQVRRLADHVYEVTEETLRSLS from the coding sequence ATGGGTTCCATCGTCAAGATTCGCGTAAAAGACCTGAACTTTCGCTATGGTTCTCGAACGGTGCTTCGTCATGTCACCACCGTTTTTTACGAACACGCGCTCACAGCGGTTGTAGGAGCGTCGGGCTGCGGAAAGAGCACTTTTCTTATGACTCTTAACCGCTTATGGGAAGAAATTCCCGGCGCTCATGGTGAAGGAGATGTTTGGATTCGTTTAGATGGCCAAGAACAACTGGTTTCCGCGCCATCCTATTCTGTAACGGAGCTTCGAAGAAAAGTCGGCATGGTTTTTCAGACACCTAATCCTCTGCCCATGAGCATTTACAAGAATGTGGCTTTCCCTCTAAAAATTATTGGCGAAAGGAATAAGCGAGTCGTGGCTGACAGGGTGGAAGACGCTTTGCGCCAAGCTTTCCTATGGAACGAAGTGAAAGACCGCCTTTACGAAGATGCCCGCCGCCTTTCCGGCGGACAACAGCAACGGTTGTGCATCGCTCGAGCTCTTGCGGCCCAACCGGAAGTTCTCCTCTTGGATGAGCCGACCTCCTCTTTGGACGGGAGGGCCTCAGCCATCATTGAGGAACTCCTGGTTAGCCTCAAGGGACGATGCACCCTGATTGTGGTGTCCCATTACCTGGAACAGGTTCGGCGATTGGCGGATCATGTGTATGAAGTGACGGAAGAAACGTTAAGATCTCTTTCCTAA
- a CDS encoding ABC transporter permease subunit, whose product MRTFLAAATLAAAVLPLAILVFVTLLALPLYNSFSFADLLTGHWDPMHRGYGIFPMMVTSFLLAVSSLAVAFPVSLGCAGLIYGLAPPVVAGLLKRLVQVMTGFPTVVYGFVGVFVLVPAVREVFQQGSGRCLLSALIPLSLMITPTMTLFFADAFTAIPREMLLGAAALGADPVQRFVLVVIPSAGRGLAAGTVLSFGRALGDTLIALMLAGNAAQVPSGFLESARTLTAHIALVIAADFQSLEFASIFLCGMVLYILTSCAALLAWKIRTSFGQGMS is encoded by the coding sequence ATGCGAACTTTCCTGGCGGCGGCCACTCTGGCCGCCGCCGTCCTTCCTTTGGCCATATTGGTCTTTGTGACCTTGTTGGCTCTGCCCCTATACAATTCATTTTCTTTCGCGGATCTTCTGACCGGCCATTGGGACCCCATGCATAGGGGTTATGGAATCTTTCCCATGATGGTGACAAGCTTTCTTCTGGCGGTTTCAAGCTTGGCCGTAGCTTTCCCAGTCAGTTTAGGTTGTGCCGGCTTGATTTACGGCTTGGCGCCGCCTGTTGTAGCGGGTCTGCTTAAGCGTCTCGTGCAGGTCATGACGGGATTTCCCACCGTCGTTTACGGCTTCGTAGGCGTGTTTGTGCTGGTTCCCGCCGTTCGTGAAGTTTTTCAGCAAGGTTCCGGTCGGTGTCTTTTGAGCGCCCTTATTCCCCTTTCCCTCATGATTACTCCCACCATGACCCTCTTTTTTGCCGATGCCTTTACCGCCATCCCCCGGGAAATGCTTTTGGGGGCGGCCGCCTTGGGGGCGGATCCTGTGCAGCGTTTTGTGTTGGTAGTGATCCCATCTGCCGGAAGAGGTCTGGCCGCCGGAACGGTTCTATCTTTTGGTCGGGCTTTGGGGGATACCCTTATCGCTTTGATGCTTGCGGGAAACGCAGCCCAGGTGCCCTCAGGTTTTTTGGAATCGGCAAGAACCCTCACCGCCCATATTGCCCTTGTGATCGCTGCGGACTTTCAGAGCCTGGAATTTGCCTCCATTTTTCTCTGTGGCATGGTGCTCTATATCTTGACGAGCTGCGCAGCCTTGTTGGCCTGGAAGATACGTACTTCTTTTGGACAGGGAATGTCATGA
- a CDS encoding (Fe-S)-binding protein, whose protein sequence is MEALTPRKLQDDVRQYLSQFDLNLCLTCGTCTNGCPITGNPSMEGWDTRKVIRMLALGLLDEVVHSKFPWICTGCGRCAHACPMGIDIVAILAHMKHLRPRDQVPGILHKGVENVLATGNNMAIPKEDYFFLMADLGAELAAEECPGFYVPVDKQGADILFFPNSKEVFSDNEDMKWWWKIFYAAKENWTIPSENWEAVDWGLFTGNYEATKILAKRKIEHMKRLGVKRMIMPDCGGGSYGCRKGLKVCSLEDPNNRVDYIYLYDYLKEIIETGRIRLDKSRNAGKIFTWHDSCKHGRELERNFGKGYYEEPRWIIQQCVDQFVDMEPNRSGNYCCGAGGGNWPMPYEEDSAWHGRYKVRQIKNSGANVVVVGCSNCRDQMMRRLPKFYPEDAHYEVKYIWQLVAETLVLEPWSDEEVARAEEEAKAQWERLGVDFGMEEEE, encoded by the coding sequence ATGGAAGCCCTGACACCGCGGAAACTTCAAGACGACGTTCGCCAGTATCTCAGCCAGTTTGATTTGAATCTTTGTCTCACCTGCGGCACCTGTACCAACGGGTGTCCCATCACGGGCAATCCGAGCATGGAAGGGTGGGACACTCGCAAGGTGATTCGCATGTTAGCGTTGGGGCTTTTGGACGAAGTGGTCCATTCCAAGTTCCCATGGATTTGTACCGGCTGCGGCCGCTGTGCCCATGCATGTCCCATGGGTATTGATATCGTAGCCATTTTAGCCCACATGAAGCATCTTCGACCTCGAGACCAGGTGCCCGGCATATTGCACAAGGGTGTGGAAAACGTGCTGGCTACCGGCAACAATATGGCCATTCCCAAGGAGGACTATTTCTTCCTGATGGCGGATTTGGGGGCGGAGCTGGCTGCAGAAGAATGTCCCGGCTTTTACGTACCCGTGGACAAACAAGGCGCGGATATCCTCTTTTTCCCCAACAGCAAGGAAGTCTTTAGCGACAACGAAGACATGAAATGGTGGTGGAAAATCTTTTACGCCGCCAAGGAAAACTGGACCATCCCCTCAGAGAACTGGGAGGCGGTGGACTGGGGGCTTTTTACAGGAAACTATGAAGCGACTAAAATTCTTGCCAAACGAAAAATCGAACACATGAAACGTCTGGGCGTGAAGCGCATGATCATGCCCGATTGCGGAGGAGGGTCCTACGGTTGCCGCAAGGGACTCAAGGTGTGTTCCTTGGAAGATCCGAACAATCGCGTGGATTACATTTATCTCTACGATTATTTGAAAGAAATTATCGAGACGGGTCGAATCCGTTTAGATAAGAGCCGCAACGCGGGGAAGATCTTCACTTGGCACGACTCATGTAAACACGGTCGAGAACTGGAACGTAATTTCGGCAAAGGCTATTATGAAGAGCCACGTTGGATCATTCAACAATGCGTGGACCAGTTTGTGGACATGGAGCCCAATCGAAGCGGCAATTATTGCTGCGGGGCGGGCGGAGGCAATTGGCCCATGCCGTATGAGGAAGATTCCGCCTGGCATGGGCGATATAAGGTGCGCCAAATCAAAAACAGCGGAGCGAACGTGGTCGTGGTGGGGTGTTCCAATTGCCGAGATCAAATGATGAGAAGACTTCCGAAGTTTTATCCTGAGGATGCCCACTACGAAGTCAAATATATTTGGCAATTGGTGGCCGAAACTTTGGTCCTGGAACCCTGGAGTGATGAAGAGGTGGCCCGTGCCGAAGAAGAGGCCAAGGCCCAATGGGAACGACTGGGCGTGGACTTCGGCATGGAAGAAGAAGAATAG
- a CDS encoding CGGC domain-containing protein, which yields MKKVTVVGCGAYMDNGYGCPGEWRCFKAAALGEGKFDEPVQVTAFMRCECPGRTLAANVGMAIKLSEIKPDAIYLSSCLVNAKPGCPYTSGQEIAEILQAKTGLPVILGTHDYH from the coding sequence ATGAAGAAGGTCACCGTGGTGGGCTGTGGCGCATACATGGACAACGGGTACGGATGTCCGGGCGAGTGGCGGTGCTTCAAGGCCGCCGCCTTGGGAGAAGGAAAATTCGACGAACCGGTTCAGGTGACGGCCTTTATGAGGTGCGAATGTCCAGGGCGCACCCTAGCCGCCAATGTAGGCATGGCCATCAAGCTTTCGGAAATCAAGCCGGATGCCATTTACCTCAGTTCTTGTCTCGTGAACGCCAAACCTGGTTGTCCTTACACGTCCGGGCAAGAGATAGCGGAAATCCTTCAGGCAAAGACAGGTCTTCCTGTCATTCTAGGAACCCACGATTATCATTGA
- a CDS encoding TonB-dependent receptor has protein sequence MSKRGGCEFLCVALALTLWVVLEPAGVNANETMEPVVVTASKLPRTAGNVTQKVDMLDSQDLSVIVSGHRNIADYLIYQSGVFSSVLSRNDANWGSVGGLSQKYNTYMLEGLPIDVFVEPQALELLTFDRIEVQRGPAAVLYPNYLGMDFAGNQSPLTGTTNILLKERFSRPETFIDTSYGSYATFGGRILHQQPLGNVHFFLGASVENSDYTNYGTKDSWLNMIDDPEYQKTKFYGRTTWFINGNEKHKVSFFVNHTNHQGDAGRPNRGFDHEYWTIHSAYQLPLSDAFTLSAKLGYRNYDRSWEEDNYPTNLSLREKGGVRQAIVPGDFSIAFEHWQGSLLTIGTDFQTASYKTYTDSGARLVSNDADAVQYGVYAQEELVWGRTVFRLGGRYAYTKHDIDLLGGKSPEDESASWDKWLWSAGVRHAFWDDFAVYANVGTSFVAPSIHSVGGTLRSSDRGVPGKDGRLPNPDLKPESGVGLDLGVDWKPWKNVGFGVRGFYNMVDDQIVQVVVSQKPSQAQDINAGDTRSRGFELEAHYSPVSWMRCFANYTYTDTEIENKKDPDMDGAEVPFVPKNMGNIGVDLNLPYDLKVSLYLHLAGKIYDSTSKQNRNQFSGYEVLNAYVEKILHKKDITTLSFYAQFYNLTDNEFEMPWQFQDPGFAFTGGFKFVF, from the coding sequence ATGAGCAAAAGGGGCGGGTGTGAGTTTTTGTGTGTGGCATTGGCTTTGACATTATGGGTGGTTCTGGAGCCGGCAGGCGTGAACGCGAACGAAACAATGGAGCCCGTGGTGGTGACGGCCTCCAAACTCCCTCGCACGGCCGGCAATGTCACCCAAAAGGTGGACATGTTGGATTCTCAGGATTTGTCGGTCATTGTTTCGGGACACCGAAACATCGCGGACTATCTCATTTACCAGTCGGGAGTTTTCAGCAGTGTCCTTTCTCGTAACGATGCCAATTGGGGTTCTGTGGGAGGCCTTTCTCAGAAGTATAACACCTACATGCTGGAAGGACTTCCCATTGATGTTTTCGTTGAACCTCAAGCCCTGGAACTTTTGACCTTTGATCGCATCGAAGTTCAGCGTGGTCCTGCCGCCGTGCTCTATCCCAATTACCTTGGAATGGATTTCGCCGGGAATCAAAGTCCGCTTACCGGCACAACCAACATTTTGTTAAAGGAGCGTTTCTCAAGACCTGAAACCTTTATCGATACTTCCTATGGTTCCTACGCAACCTTTGGCGGCCGGATACTGCATCAACAACCCCTTGGAAATGTTCATTTCTTTCTGGGAGCCAGTGTTGAAAATTCCGATTACACCAATTACGGCACCAAAGATTCCTGGCTCAACATGATCGATGATCCCGAGTACCAAAAGACCAAGTTTTACGGTAGGACCACATGGTTCATTAACGGGAACGAAAAGCACAAAGTCTCTTTTTTTGTAAACCACACCAATCACCAAGGGGATGCGGGTCGTCCCAACAGAGGGTTTGATCATGAGTACTGGACAATCCATTCCGCTTATCAACTGCCGCTGAGCGACGCCTTTACCCTTTCGGCCAAGCTGGGTTATCGCAACTACGATCGTTCCTGGGAAGAGGACAATTATCCGACAAATCTTTCCCTTCGAGAAAAAGGGGGTGTGCGTCAGGCGATCGTTCCTGGAGATTTTTCTATCGCTTTTGAACATTGGCAAGGCAGCTTGCTGACGATAGGTACGGATTTTCAAACGGCCTCTTATAAAACTTACACAGATTCAGGGGCTCGTTTGGTCTCCAACGATGCCGACGCGGTCCAATACGGAGTATACGCTCAGGAGGAATTGGTTTGGGGTCGTACCGTGTTTCGATTGGGAGGTCGTTACGCCTACACAAAACACGATATAGACCTTTTAGGAGGAAAATCTCCTGAGGATGAATCGGCATCTTGGGATAAGTGGCTTTGGAGCGCGGGCGTGCGCCATGCCTTTTGGGATGATTTCGCCGTGTACGCCAATGTGGGAACCAGTTTTGTGGCCCCTTCGATTCATTCCGTAGGCGGCACGTTGCGATCTTCAGATCGGGGTGTGCCCGGAAAGGACGGGCGGTTACCCAATCCCGACCTGAAACCTGAATCGGGAGTGGGATTGGATCTGGGGGTGGACTGGAAACCCTGGAAAAATGTGGGCTTTGGTGTGCGTGGGTTCTATAACATGGTCGATGACCAGATCGTGCAGGTGGTCGTGAGTCAAAAGCCGTCTCAGGCTCAAGACATCAATGCAGGAGATACCAGGTCCAGGGGTTTCGAACTGGAAGCACATTACAGCCCTGTTTCTTGGATGCGCTGCTTTGCCAACTACACGTATACGGACACGGAAATTGAAAACAAAAAGGATCCGGATATGGACGGCGCGGAAGTCCCGTTCGTTCCCAAAAACATGGGCAATATTGGAGTGGACTTGAATCTGCCGTATGACCTCAAGGTCAGTCTTTATCTCCATCTTGCTGGAAAAATCTACGACAGTACTTCCAAGCAAAACCGAAACCAATTTTCCGGTTATGAAGTCTTGAACGC
- the selB gene encoding selenocysteine-specific translation elongation factor → MTRTVTIGIAGHVDHGKTTLVRLLTGVDTDRMPEEKKRGLSIEPGVAPLRLPSGVLLSLMDVPGHKDYLRNAVRGLSCVEGAVLVVAADDGVMAQTKDHLDILQLLGARAGMVVLSKSDRVDEETLEYARLEIEELIAGTFLHQSPIIPFSAVDGQGIADILNELEHLCQRLKETDSPGPCRLWIDRVRNVPGHGTVVSGTLISGVLRENDPLTLLPSGKLTRARSLEWHHVKVQEAFTGQRVGVNLHHLSLDEVSPGMLLAQPGTVDCVPYANVVLQLLPHAPRGLVHQQKIRLHMGTACIQGRVIFLETASVPPGCTVIAQIRLERPLPCLAGDRFVLTFLDDYVVAGGGRILEPTGEKLRGAKASRMLPYLQCLERRDLEKALEHLFLRNPYTPLSASRTALATGFRFDDTARVLERWVQEDQLVNIGEHRYIRKKDYTALRRKFHEALVDILSSNPLKEWVTAEELRARVDMKLDPDLTRHLISDLCDRNLVERGEGGYRLPHRVRQWSPRQKEMMEAIFNLVRREGLSSFAAGTIGDMTQERFDRLEIQRMLDYLAAQKLLTRFRDGRYMTREAFMEAQRRVCSWIRTKGAIRLSDCSAVLGYGRNRAMALLEHLDDIGVTVRRGDERILAEDYSKEFWRMAKSETKI, encoded by the coding sequence ATGACAAGGACTGTTACGATCGGCATTGCAGGCCATGTCGACCACGGCAAGACGACTCTGGTGCGCCTCTTAACAGGCGTTGATACAGACCGCATGCCCGAGGAGAAAAAGCGCGGTCTGAGTATCGAACCGGGTGTGGCTCCCCTTCGCCTTCCGTCCGGTGTGCTCCTATCGCTCATGGATGTGCCGGGTCACAAGGATTACCTGCGCAATGCGGTTCGAGGATTAAGCTGTGTCGAAGGAGCCGTGCTTGTGGTGGCGGCTGACGACGGCGTTATGGCTCAAACCAAAGACCACTTGGATATTTTGCAGTTGCTCGGTGCCCGAGCCGGTATGGTGGTTCTCTCCAAGTCTGATCGCGTGGATGAAGAAACCCTGGAATACGCTCGTCTAGAAATCGAAGAATTGATCGCAGGAACGTTTCTGCACCAAAGCCCAATCATTCCTTTTTCGGCCGTTGATGGTCAAGGCATCGCGGACATTTTAAATGAGCTCGAGCACTTATGCCAGAGGCTGAAAGAAACCGATTCCCCTGGACCTTGTCGACTCTGGATTGACCGTGTTCGCAACGTGCCTGGGCATGGCACGGTGGTGAGCGGCACCCTCATCTCCGGAGTGCTTCGGGAAAACGATCCTCTCACCCTTCTTCCCTCAGGAAAACTTACACGGGCTCGCTCCCTGGAATGGCACCATGTCAAGGTCCAGGAAGCCTTTACGGGGCAACGTGTGGGTGTCAATCTTCATCATCTCAGCCTGGATGAGGTCTCTCCTGGCATGCTTCTGGCCCAGCCTGGAACGGTTGACTGTGTTCCTTATGCGAACGTGGTCCTTCAACTGCTTCCCCATGCTCCTCGAGGACTCGTCCATCAGCAGAAAATTCGCCTGCATATGGGAACAGCGTGTATCCAAGGAAGAGTGATCTTTCTGGAAACGGCCTCAGTCCCTCCCGGCTGCACCGTTATCGCTCAAATTCGGCTGGAACGCCCTCTTCCATGCCTGGCCGGGGATCGCTTCGTTCTCACCTTCCTCGATGATTACGTCGTGGCCGGTGGAGGTCGCATCTTAGAGCCTACAGGGGAAAAACTTCGGGGTGCCAAAGCGTCCCGCATGCTGCCATACCTTCAGTGCCTCGAACGCAGGGACCTGGAAAAGGCCCTGGAACACCTTTTTCTGAGAAATCCTTACACCCCTCTTTCAGCTTCTCGAACGGCTCTGGCTACAGGGTTTCGTTTCGATGACACTGCACGGGTTTTGGAGCGCTGGGTTCAAGAGGATCAGCTCGTAAACATAGGGGAGCATCGCTACATTAGAAAAAAGGATTACACGGCTTTGCGTCGAAAATTTCATGAGGCTCTTGTGGATATTCTTTCATCAAACCCGCTCAAAGAGTGGGTGACGGCAGAAGAATTGCGAGCCCGCGTGGATATGAAATTGGACCCGGACTTGACGCGACATCTCATTTCGGATCTGTGCGACCGGAATCTTGTCGAGCGGGGTGAAGGTGGATACAGACTTCCACACCGAGTGCGCCAATGGTCTCCGCGCCAAAAAGAAATGATGGAAGCCATTTTCAATCTTGTGCGCCGAGAAGGACTGAGCAGTTTTGCGGCAGGGACCATTGGTGATATGACGCAGGAACGATTTGATCGTTTAGAGATTCAAAGAATGTTGGATTATCTTGCTGCCCAAAAGCTTTTGACCCGATTTCGAGACGGCCGTTATATGACTCGAGAAGCCTTTATGGAGGCGCAGAGGCGAGTCTGTTCGTGGATTCGGACTAAAGGAGCCATACGCTTGAGCGACTGCTCGGCGGTATTAGGTTATGGTCGAAACAGGGCGATGGCCCTTTTGGAACATCTGGATGATATCGGCGTCACCGTTCGCCGAGGCGACGAGCGTATTCTGGCGGAAGATTACAGCAAGGAGTTCTGGCGTATGGCAAAATCCGAAACCAAGATTTAG
- a CDS encoding phosphate ABC transporter substrate-binding protein, whose protein sequence is MIRRKLFVLCFLAFTACVLGMRLTAHADAYEVFKGLEGTLKISGGTAHIPVMQALAQEIMTRYPSIRISIAGGGSGVGIKQVGEGLVDIGNSGRKPTDEEVATYGLKVYCWAMDGVAAVVHPKNPVKSLTSQQLQDIFSGKILNWKEVGGPDQAIHVVTRDEASGTREVFWEKALQKGAIRKDADVVPSNGAMKTAVGTDPAAIGYMSVGYVDETVRALALDGVEAGVQTVLSGKYPVARGLYSNTKGEPSPLAKAFLDLLYTPEGQAVIAAKGYIPVAK, encoded by the coding sequence ATGATTCGACGCAAACTTTTTGTGCTGTGTTTTCTGGCTTTTACAGCCTGTGTGCTAGGGATGCGCCTCACGGCTCACGCCGATGCGTACGAAGTGTTCAAGGGATTGGAGGGAACTCTTAAAATTTCTGGTGGCACGGCGCACATTCCCGTGATGCAGGCGTTGGCTCAGGAAATCATGACCCGATACCCTTCCATTCGCATCAGCATTGCCGGGGGTGGTTCCGGTGTCGGCATCAAGCAGGTTGGGGAAGGATTAGTGGATATCGGCAATTCCGGGCGCAAGCCGACGGATGAGGAAGTCGCCACCTACGGTTTGAAGGTGTACTGCTGGGCCATGGACGGTGTAGCCGCTGTGGTGCATCCCAAAAACCCCGTGAAGTCTCTCACTTCTCAGCAGTTACAAGACATTTTTTCCGGAAAGATCTTGAACTGGAAGGAAGTGGGAGGGCCCGATCAGGCCATTCACGTGGTCACTCGAGATGAGGCCAGTGGAACGCGGGAAGTGTTCTGGGAGAAAGCCCTTCAGAAGGGTGCCATTCGAAAGGATGCGGATGTGGTGCCTTCCAATGGCGCCATGAAAACGGCTGTTGGGACGGATCCAGCCGCCATTGGGTATATGTCGGTGGGATACGTGGATGAGACGGTGCGCGCACTGGCTTTAGACGGTGTGGAAGCCGGCGTCCAGACCGTGCTTTCTGGGAAATACCCTGTGGCCCGAGGCCTCTACAGCAACACGAAGGGGGAACCATCGCCATTGGCCAAAGCGTTTCTTGATCTCCTCTACACTCCCGAAGGCCAAGCGGTTATCGCCGCCAAAGGATACATTCCCGTCGCCAAATGA
- a CDS encoding acyl-CoA dehydratase activase, translating into MDVPIVGIDVGSRSIERVVLDAKSGTWTWERTLTTFDPVAQCRRLLADVDGWPVVATGYGRRLVSEHFPHLSVQTVTEIQAYARGAHYLYPEVRTVLDIGGQDTKVIALSSKGAVLKFEMNDRCAAGTGKFLEFMATSLQVPLEAFGDFALEADKLVEINSMCTVFAESEATSLMARGEKPQNIAMALHRAVVKRTLAMLRRVGGDPPVLFAGGVAHNRCMAHLLSEALSGGLIVAENPDVIGALGAALTASSA; encoded by the coding sequence ATGGACGTGCCGATTGTTGGAATTGATGTGGGAAGCCGCTCTATTGAACGGGTTGTTTTGGACGCAAAGTCCGGAACGTGGACCTGGGAAAGAACGCTGACGACCTTTGACCCGGTGGCCCAATGCCGTCGATTGCTGGCCGACGTGGACGGATGGCCTGTGGTAGCGACGGGATATGGCCGGAGGCTGGTGTCGGAACATTTTCCCCATCTTTCAGTTCAAACCGTCACCGAAATCCAGGCCTATGCGCGTGGAGCCCACTATCTGTACCCGGAAGTCCGAACCGTTTTGGATATCGGAGGCCAGGACACCAAGGTCATCGCCCTGTCTTCAAAAGGTGCCGTCCTGAAATTTGAAATGAACGACCGATGCGCCGCAGGAACCGGAAAATTTCTTGAATTCATGGCCACGTCTCTTCAGGTTCCCTTGGAAGCCTTTGGTGATTTTGCCCTTGAAGCGGACAAACTGGTTGAAATCAATAGCATGTGCACCGTGTTTGCCGAATCTGAAGCGACGTCTTTAATGGCCCGGGGTGAAAAACCACAAAATATCGCGATGGCCCTTCATCGTGCTGTGGTCAAACGCACTCTGGCCATGCTGAGGCGCGTGGGAGGTGATCCACCCGTGCTTTTTGCCGGAGGCGTTGCCCACAATCGGTGCATGGCTCACCTTTTGAGTGAGGCTCTGAGCGGCGGATTGATCGTAGCTGAAAACCCTGATGTTATCGGTGCTCTAGGGGCCGCGCTGACGGCATCTTCTGCGTGA
- a CDS encoding hydrogenase iron-sulfur subunit — protein MDLAAPFASVDQEPFHLQPFEPVIVCFCCQWCSYAAADLAGAMRLNYPPNIRIVLVPCTGRIDVLHLLKTLEAGVDGVLVSGCLPGECHYVSGNLKAAKRVARARQILEELGENPERIGMVHNSASMGPQLARCFTEMVERIKRLGPIFLRKQ, from the coding sequence ATGGATCTCGCCGCCCCTTTCGCAAGCGTCGACCAAGAGCCCTTTCATTTGCAGCCATTTGAGCCGGTGATCGTGTGTTTCTGTTGTCAGTGGTGTTCCTACGCGGCGGCCGATCTGGCGGGAGCCATGCGGCTCAACTATCCCCCCAACATTCGCATTGTGCTGGTTCCCTGCACCGGGCGCATCGATGTGCTCCACCTTCTCAAAACACTGGAAGCCGGAGTGGATGGGGTGTTGGTTTCCGGTTGTCTTCCTGGAGAATGCCATTACGTCAGCGGAAACCTCAAGGCTGCGAAACGAGTGGCACGGGCACGGCAGATTCTGGAAGAACTTGGAGAGAATCCTGAGCGGATCGGCATGGTGCACAATTCGGCTTCCATGGGACCGCAATTGGCCCGTTGTTTCACAGAAATGGTCGAGCGGATCAAAAGACTCGGCCCCATTTTCCTCCGGAAGCAATAG
- a CDS encoding ABC transporter permease subunit gives MKPFWAWLVRGFCWISGFWLFFGAIVVVGYVAWRGILHVTPALLFGSVSPWDALLNRVSVLNGLWPATVGTLSLVLGAVGLAAPLGLAAGIYLAEFSRGRIKEILTVFFDVLAGVPSVLVGLFGFSVSLILHKTVSPRFGPCLLVAVFSLMILVLPYVIRATQTALEAVAPHTRLVALSLGADRIQNLLWVLLPSSLRGIASGLLLAIGRCAEDTAVILLTGVVISAGVPRSLLDPFEALPFYIFYVSTQYASQEELNRGFGAALILLGVSVTLYTLAYTIQRLVGHWALYRA, from the coding sequence ATGAAACCGTTTTGGGCATGGCTGGTTCGGGGGTTTTGCTGGATCAGTGGATTCTGGCTTTTTTTCGGTGCCATCGTGGTGGTTGGGTACGTGGCCTGGCGAGGAATTCTTCACGTGACCCCTGCATTGCTTTTTGGGTCCGTTTCCCCATGGGATGCGCTTTTGAACCGCGTGTCCGTTCTCAACGGCTTATGGCCGGCTACTGTGGGAACTCTTTCTCTAGTCCTCGGGGCCGTAGGTCTGGCGGCTCCGTTGGGTTTGGCCGCCGGGATTTATCTGGCGGAGTTCTCCCGAGGCCGAATCAAGGAGATTTTGACTGTCTTTTTCGACGTGCTTGCGGGCGTTCCGTCTGTGCTGGTGGGGCTTTTCGGCTTCAGTGTTTCCCTGATTCTCCACAAAACCGTTTCGCCGCGTTTTGGCCCTTGCCTCTTGGTGGCTGTCTTCTCGCTTATGATCTTGGTGCTTCCGTATGTCATTCGAGCTACTCAGACAGCCCTTGAGGCCGTCGCACCGCATACGCGCCTTGTGGCCCTGAGCCTGGGGGCCGATCGAATCCAAAATCTTTTGTGGGTTCTTCTTCCTTCCAGCCTGCGGGGCATCGCCAGCGGTCTTCTTTTGGCTATCGGCCGATGCGCTGAGGACACGGCGGTGATCCTGCTCACGGGCGTTGTGATATCCGCCGGTGTCCCTCGCTCCCTGCTGGATCCTTTTGAAGCCCTTCCTTTTTACATTTTCTACGTATCAACCCAGTATGCATCCCAGGAAGAACTGAATCGGGGATTTGGAGCGGCATTGATCCTTCTGGGAGTCAGCGTGACTTTGTATACTCTAGCCTATACGATCCAACGACTCGTAGGCCATTGGGCTCTTTACCGAGCATGA